From the genome of Cynocephalus volans isolate mCynVol1 chromosome 14, mCynVol1.pri, whole genome shotgun sequence, one region includes:
- the RTN4 gene encoding reticulon-4 isoform X2 produces the protein MDGQKKNWKDKVVDLLYWRDIKKTGVVFGASLFLLLSLTVFSIVSVMAYIALALLSVTISFRIYKGVIQAIQKSDEGHPFRAYLESEVALSEELVQKYSNSALGHVNCTIKELRRLFLVDDLVDSLKFAVLMWVFTYVGALFNGLTLLILALISLFSVPVIYERHQAQIDHYLGLANKNVKDAVAKIQAKIPGLKRKAE, from the exons ttgttGACCTCCTCTACTGGAGAGACATTAAGAAGACTGGAGTGGTGTTTGGTGCCAGCTTATTCCTGCTGCTTTCATTGACAGTTTTCAGCATTGTGAGTGTAATGGCCTACATTGCCTTGGCCCTGCTCTCTGTGACTATCAGCTTTAGGATATATAAAGGTGTGATCCAAGCTATCCAGAAATCAGATGAAGGCCACCCATTCAG gGCATATTTGGAATCTGAAGTCGCTCTATCTGAGGAGTTGGTTCAGAAATACAGTAATTCTGCTCTTGGTCATGTGAACTGCACGATAAAAGAACTCAGGCGCCTCTTCTTAGTTGATGATTTAGTTGATTCTCTGAAG tttgcAGTGTTGATGTGGGTATTTACCTATGTTGGGGCCTTGTTCAATGGTCTGACACTACTGATTTTGG ctCTGATTTCCCTTTTCAGCGTTCCTGTTATTTATGAACGGCATCAG GCACAGATAGATCATTATCTAGGACTTGCAAATAAGAATGTTAAAGATGCTGTGGCTAA AATCCAAGCAAAAATCCCTGGATTGAAGCGCAAAGCTGAATGA